A window of Numenius arquata chromosome 6, bNumArq3.hap1.1, whole genome shotgun sequence contains these coding sequences:
- the INF2 gene encoding inverted formin-2, translating into MSIKKEGAHKKWAALKEKLGPQETDQSEANLENAEPELCIRLLQMPSVVNYSGLKKRLENSDDAWMVQFLELCGLDLLLEALDRLSGRGVARISDALLQLTCINCVRAVMNSHKGIEYIVSNEGYVRKLFQALDTTNVMVKKQVFELLAALCIYSSDGHALALDALDHYKSVKNQQYRFSVIMNELSNTDNVPYMVTLLSAINAIILGKEELRTRTQIRNEFIGLQLLDILDKLR; encoded by the exons ATGTCAATCAAAAAGGAAGGTGCCCACAAGAAGTGGGCTGCCCTGAAGGAGAAACTTGGACCCCAGGAGACGGACCAGTCAGAGGCCAACCTGGAAAATgcagagccagagctgtgcaTCCGTCTCCTGCAAATGCCGTCGGTGGTGAACTACTCTGGACTGAAGAAGCGGCTGGAGAACAGCGACGATGCCTGGATGGTCCAATTCCTGGAGCTGTGTGGGCTGGACCTCCTCTTGGAGGCCCTGGACAGGCTGTCTGGGAGAGGAGTAGCCAGGATTTCTGATGCCTTGCTTCAGCTCACCTGCATTAACTGTGTGCGAGCGGTCATGAACTCACACAAAGGCATTGAATACATTGTGAGCAACGAGGGCTACGTCAGAAAGCTCTTCCAAG cACTTGACACAACTAATGTCATGGTCAAAAAGCAAGTCTTTGAGCTCCTGGCTGCACTCTGCATTTACTCATCAGATGGCCATGCTTTGGCTTTGGATGCCCTGGACCATTACAAG AGTGTGAAGAACCAGCAGTACCGATTCAGCGTCATAATGAACGAGCTCTCCAACACCGATAACGTGCCCTACATGGTGACACTGCTGAGCGCCATCAATGCCATCATACTGGGGAAAGAAGAGCTAAGAACAAGGACACAAATCCGAAATGAGTTCATAG GGCTTCAGCTGTTGGATATTTTAGACAAGCTAAGGTAa